The proteins below are encoded in one region of Bacillus vallismortis:
- the panD gene encoding aspartate 1-decarboxylase: MYRTMMSGKLHRATVTEANLNYVGSITIDEDLIDAVGMLPNEKVQIVNNNNGARLETYIIPGKRGSGVICLNGAAARLVQEGDKVIIISYKMMSDQEAASHEPKVAVLNDQNKIEQMLGNEPARTIL, encoded by the coding sequence ATGTATCGCACGATGATGAGCGGCAAGCTGCACAGGGCAACCGTTACTGAAGCAAATCTGAACTATGTGGGAAGCATTACAATTGATGAAGATCTCATTGATGCGGTGGGAATGCTTCCTAATGAAAAAGTGCAAATTGTGAATAATAATAATGGAGCACGTCTGGAAACGTATATTATTCCTGGTAAACGCGGAAGCGGCGTCATCTGTTTAAACGGTGCAGCCGCGCGACTTGTTCAGGAAGGAGATAAGGTTATTATCATCTCCTACAAAATGATGTCTGATCAAGAAGCGGCAAGCCATGAGCCGAAAGTGGCTGTTTTGAATGATCAAAACAAAATTGAACAAATGCTGGGGAACGAACCGGCCCGTACAATTTTGTAG
- the dinG gene encoding ATP-dependent DNA helicase DinG: MNKQRFVVIDVETTGNSPKKGDKIIQIAAVVIENGQITERFSKYINPNKSIPAFIEQLTGISNQMVEHEQPFEAVAEEVFHLLDGSYFVAHNIHFDLGFVKYELHKAGFQLPDCEVLDTVELSRIVFPGFEGYKLTELSEELQLRHDQPHRADSDAEVTGLIFLEILEKLRQLPYPTLKQLRRLSQHFISDLTHLLDMFIYENKHTEIPGYARFSSFSVREPESIDEGADEDGNFSFEMENWEAGNEKALSELMPGYEKREGQMMMMKEVAEAFANREHALIEAPPGIGKTIGYLIPAALFAKKSKKPVIISTYSTLLQQQILTKDLPIVQELFPFPVTAAILKGQSHYVCLYKFEQVLHEEDDNYDAVLTKAQLLVWLTETNTGDVAELNLPSGGKLLWDRLAYDDDSYKRSRHESVTGFYERAKQIAMRSDLVITNHSLLLTNEGSQKKRLPESGTFIIDEAHHFERAASEHLGRRATYIELHSKLNRIGTLKEQGLLKKLRQLFQRNNLPVDSFFEVEEWIQHIQAESDALFSSLHSFVKRRKPKEDLNRLVYKVNKESQDNSWLMLSDGAERLCSMLTHLHQLFEAQSVLMQQHLTSMKSKTAFLADEYQKVMKGLQLYCQTLQQLFFDSDDDEAVWIEIDAKGAKNAVAIYAQPLEPGELLADQFFARKNSVVLTSATLTVEDSFQFMIERLGLGDFFPRTMRIEPPFSYDDRMRVMIPKEMKSIQDTGQTEFIQDTARYIELMAKEKQPKILVLFTSHDMLKKVHQELKHAMSASGIQLLAQGITGGSPGKLMKTFKTSNQAILLGTNHFWEGVDFPGDELTTVMIVRLPFRSPDHPLHAAKCELARKQGQNPFQTVSLPEAVLTFKQGIGRLLRTAGDKGTIVILDRRIKTAGYGRLFLEALPTTSVHEVTDSELEAYVSGENG, encoded by the coding sequence ATGAATAAGCAACGGTTCGTTGTTATAGATGTAGAAACAACAGGGAATTCGCCAAAAAAAGGCGATAAAATCATACAAATCGCAGCGGTTGTAATCGAAAATGGACAAATTACTGAGCGGTTTTCAAAATATATTAATCCAAATAAATCCATTCCTGCTTTTATTGAGCAGCTTACAGGAATCTCGAATCAAATGGTAGAGCATGAACAGCCGTTTGAGGCTGTCGCTGAGGAAGTGTTTCATTTGCTTGACGGCTCTTATTTTGTTGCCCACAATATCCATTTCGATCTTGGGTTTGTCAAGTATGAGTTACATAAAGCGGGCTTTCAGCTGCCAGATTGTGAAGTGCTGGATACTGTCGAGCTCTCCCGTATTGTTTTTCCTGGGTTTGAAGGGTATAAGCTAACCGAATTAAGCGAGGAGCTTCAACTGCGGCATGATCAGCCGCATCGGGCTGACAGCGACGCTGAAGTGACAGGGCTTATTTTTTTGGAAATCCTCGAAAAGCTGCGGCAGCTTCCTTATCCGACGTTAAAACAGTTAAGAAGGCTTTCGCAGCATTTTATCAGTGATCTGACGCATTTGTTGGATATGTTCATTTATGAAAACAAACATACTGAAATACCGGGCTATGCGCGCTTTTCTTCCTTTTCTGTCAGAGAACCCGAATCAATCGATGAAGGTGCCGATGAGGACGGGAATTTTTCATTTGAGATGGAAAATTGGGAAGCAGGCAATGAAAAAGCGCTGTCAGAGTTAATGCCCGGGTATGAAAAAAGAGAAGGCCAAATGATGATGATGAAAGAGGTGGCTGAAGCGTTTGCCAATCGTGAGCATGCGCTGATTGAAGCTCCTCCGGGGATCGGAAAAACAATTGGCTACCTTATTCCGGCTGCGCTTTTTGCCAAGAAATCGAAAAAGCCGGTCATTATTAGCACGTATTCAACGCTTTTACAGCAGCAGATTTTGACAAAGGATTTGCCGATAGTCCAAGAGCTGTTTCCATTTCCGGTAACAGCGGCGATCCTAAAAGGGCAATCGCATTATGTATGCCTGTATAAATTCGAGCAGGTGCTTCACGAAGAAGATGATAATTATGATGCCGTACTGACAAAGGCACAGCTCCTCGTTTGGCTGACAGAGACAAACACAGGAGATGTAGCTGAACTGAATCTGCCTTCTGGCGGGAAATTGCTGTGGGACAGATTGGCTTATGACGATGACTCCTATAAAAGAAGCCGTCATGAGAGTGTAACCGGCTTTTATGAGCGCGCCAAGCAGATTGCCATGCGGTCCGATTTGGTGATTACCAACCATTCCCTTCTGCTGACCAATGAAGGCAGCCAGAAAAAAAGACTCCCTGAAAGCGGCACATTTATTATCGATGAAGCGCATCATTTTGAGCGTGCGGCGAGCGAACATTTAGGGAGAAGAGCCACGTACATAGAATTACATTCTAAATTGAACCGAATCGGCACCCTGAAGGAACAGGGGCTTCTAAAAAAGTTGAGACAGCTATTCCAGCGAAACAATCTGCCAGTTGATTCTTTTTTCGAAGTGGAAGAGTGGATTCAGCACATCCAAGCAGAAAGTGATGCTTTGTTCAGCTCTTTGCATTCTTTTGTCAAACGAAGAAAACCTAAAGAAGACTTAAACCGTCTAGTCTATAAGGTGAACAAAGAAAGCCAAGATAACAGCTGGCTGATGTTATCGGATGGAGCCGAAAGGCTTTGTTCTATGCTGACACATTTGCACCAGCTTTTTGAGGCACAGTCGGTCCTGATGCAACAACATCTGACGAGTATGAAGAGCAAAACCGCCTTTTTAGCTGATGAATATCAAAAGGTCATGAAAGGCTTGCAGCTTTATTGTCAAACGTTGCAGCAGCTGTTCTTTGACTCTGATGACGATGAAGCCGTTTGGATTGAAATAGACGCAAAGGGAGCAAAAAATGCGGTGGCCATTTACGCACAGCCGCTTGAACCTGGTGAACTCCTTGCTGATCAGTTTTTCGCTCGCAAAAACAGTGTGGTTCTGACATCTGCAACCCTTACTGTCGAAGATTCTTTTCAATTTATGATTGAACGTCTCGGTCTTGGTGACTTTTTCCCGCGGACCATGAGAATTGAGCCGCCTTTTTCTTACGATGACCGCATGCGGGTGATGATTCCAAAAGAAATGAAATCAATCCAAGATACGGGGCAAACTGAATTTATACAGGATACGGCCCGTTATATCGAACTGATGGCAAAGGAAAAACAGCCTAAAATCCTTGTGCTGTTTACATCCCATGATATGCTGAAAAAAGTTCATCAGGAGCTGAAGCACGCAATGAGTGCTTCCGGCATTCAGCTCTTGGCGCAAGGGATTACAGGCGGAAGTCCCGGCAAACTGATGAAAACTTTTAAAACATCAAATCAGGCGATCTTGCTTGGTACAAATCATTTTTGGGAAGGCGTTGATTTTCCTGGTGATGAGCTGACAACGGTAATGATCGTGAGGCTTCCATTCCGCTCCCCTGATCATCCGCTTCATGCTGCGAAATGCGAGCTTGCCCGAAAGCAAGGGCAAAACCCGTTTCAAACCGTATCACTTCCGGAAGCTGTGCTGACCTTCAAACAAGGAATCGGTCGCTTGCTGCGGACAGCGGGAGACAAAGGAACGATTGTCATCTTGGACAGACGAATTAAGACGGCTGGTTATGGCCGGCTGTTCCTTGAGGCTTTGCCGACAACATCCGTACATGAAGTGACTGACAGCGAGCTTGAGGCATATGTTTCAGGGGAAAATGGATAA
- a CDS encoding YpmA family protein, giving the protein MESKIEILSTINVEHSDDLYKIVDTLNRTLKRDNLMFGLALDEENNNQAVFTIYRT; this is encoded by the coding sequence ATGGAAAGCAAAATCGAAATTCTATCAACAATTAATGTAGAGCATTCTGACGATCTGTATAAAATTGTAGACACACTGAATCGGACACTGAAAAGAGATAATCTGATGTTCGGCCTTGCACTGGATGAGGAAAACAACAACCAAGCCGTTTTTACCATTTATCGTACGTAG